The Ciconia boyciana chromosome 2, ASM3463844v1, whole genome shotgun sequence genome has a segment encoding these proteins:
- the COLEC12 gene encoding collectin-12: protein MKDDFAEEEEVQSFGYKRFGIQEGTQCTKCKNNWALKFSIILLYILCALLTITVAILGYKVVEKMDNVTGGLETSHRRYTEKLTEVESGLKKLDDQAGQKAMNTNTEMSSFRSDILALRQQLHDIAEKTTRNKDALEKLQESGNVLDDRQSQMRSVLDSNSFMIISVNKTLQAYTGYISNLQQDTSSIQTNLQNQVHSHNVVIMNLNNLNLTQIQQRNLISVLQKSMEDTSLAILRIKNDFQNLQQVVLQARKDTDWLKEKVQNLQTLAANNSALAKANNDTLEDMNNQLSSFSGQMENITTIAQANEQNLKDLQEQHKEYENRTSAKFNQLEERFQVFETDIVNIISNISYTAHHLRTLTSNLNEVRTTCTDTLSKHSDELIFMNSTLANIRLDSASLKMQQDLMRSRLDVEVANLSVIMEEMKLVDSKHGQLIKNFTILQGPPGPRGPKGDRGPQGPLGPAGLKGQKGEKGEPGPPGPAGEKGPPGPTGPPGEKGGKGSRGSPGSKGQRGSPGKTGLPGPSGDPGPPGPQGKDGPPGPQGPPGFQGLQGTVGEPGVPGPRGLPGLPGVPGLPGPKGPPGPPGPPGPGMPMALQSEPTSVPEANGCSPHWKNYTEKCYYFSIEREIFEEAKLFCEEKASRLVIINNKEEQQWIKRQILGKGSFWIGLTDSEKENEWRWLDGSLPVYTNWKTGQPDNWSHGHGLGEDCAGLIYAGLWNDFYCEDVNNFICEKDMDKGQIFGA from the exons GTATTCAGGAGGGGACTCAATGTaccaaatgtaaaaataactgGGCACTGAAGTTTTCCATCAtcttattatatattttatgtgcCCTGTTAACAATCACAGTAGCCATTCTGGGATACAAAG TTGTAGAAAAAATGGACAATGTGACAGGTGGCCTGGAAACGTCCCACAGAAGATATACAGAAAAGCTCACAGAGGTGGAGAGTGGTTTGAAGAAATTAG ATGACCAAGCTGGACAAAAAGCCATGAATACTAACACTGAAATGTCTAGCTTCAGATCTGACATTCTGGCTCTTCGTCAGCAGCTTCATGACATTGCAGAGAAAACTACCAGAAACAAAGATGCACTGGAGAAGCTGCAAGAGTCTGGAAATGTATTAGATGATAGACAGAGCCAAATGAGAAGTGTCTTAGATAGTAACTCTTTCATGATCATCAGTGTCAATAAGACTCTTCAGGCATATACTGGCTATATCAGCAATCTTCAACAAGACACAAGTAGTATTCAAACAAACTTGCAAAACCAAGTGCATTCTCATAATGTGGTCATCATGAACCTGAACAACTTAAACCTGACacaaatacagcaaagaaatcTTATCAGTGTCCTGCAGAAGTCAATGGAAGATACAAGCTTGGCTATTCTAAGAATCAAGAATGACTTTCAAAATCTGCAGCAGGTTGTCCTTCAAGCCCGGAAGGACACTGACTGGCTTAAGGAGAAAGTACAAAATTTACAGACTTTGGCTGCCAACAACTCAGCATTGGCAAAAGCTAACAACGATACACTTGAAGACATGAACAATCAGCTCAGCTCCTTCAGTGGGCAAATGGAGAATATCACCACAATTGCCCAAGCCAATGAACAAAATCTAAAGGATCTCCAGGAACAGCataaagaatatgaaaacaGAACTTCTGCCAAATTCAACCAGCTAGAAGAAAGGTTCCAGGTCTTTGAAACTGATATAGTCAATATCATTAGCAACATCAGCTACACTGCTCATCATCTACGGACACTGACTAGTAATCTCAATGAGGTCAGGACAACTTGTACAGACACCTTAAGTAAACATTCAGATGAGCTGATTTTTATGAACAGCACACTAGCCAATATTCGCTTAGACTCTGCATCTCTCAAGATGCAACAGGATTTGATGAGGTCAAGGTTAGATGTTGAAGTTGCCAATTTGTCGGTAATCATGGAAGAAATGAAGCTGGTAGATTCCAAACATGGCCAGCTCATCAAGAACTTCACTATCCTACAAG GCCCTCCTGGTCCAAGGGGACCTAAAGGTGACAGAGGCCCTCAAGGTCCTCTTGGCCCTGCTGGCctaaaaggacaaaaaggagagaaaggagagccCGGACCACCAGGACCTGCAGGTGAAAAGGGCCCACCTGGGCCAACTGGGCCaccaggagaaaaaggagggaaaggttCAAGAGGATCGCCTGGCTCCAAAGGTCAGAGAGGTTCTCCTGGCAAGACGGGTCTGCCTGGACCAAGTGGAGACCCGGGGCCACCAGGTCCACAAGGCAAAGATGGTCCACCTGGGCCACAAGGCCCACCAGGATTTCAAGGCCTGCAAGGAACTGTGGGAGAACCAGGTGTACCAGGACCTCGAGGACTACCTGGGCTACCTGGAGTCCCTGGGCTGCCTGGTCCAAAGGGCCCACCTGGCCCACCAGGGCCGCCAGGTCCAGGGATGCCAATGGCACTACAAAGTGAACCTACATCAGTGCCCGAGGCTAACG GTTGTTCTCCTCATTGGAAGAACTATACAGAAAAGTGCTACTACTTTTCaattgaaagagaaatttttgAAGAGGCAAAGTTATTCTGTGAAGAGAAGGCATCACGCTTGGTTATCATAAACAACAAAGAGGAGCAG caatggataaaaaggcagattttggGGAAAGGCAGCTTCTGGATTGGACTAACGgattcagagaaggaaaatgaatggAGATGGCTGGATGGATCCTTACCAGTTTATAC